One genomic region from Haladaptatus caseinilyticus encodes:
- the dhaL gene encoding dihydroxyacetone kinase subunit DhaL: MGTTEREAIRDAVERIADRMADEKEYLTDLDSAIGDADHGANMNRGFQAVREKIAEMDDASPDELVKTVGITLVSEVGGAAGPLYGGSFMTASAKLEDGITADSSVAFAEAFLNKVKDRGGASVGAKTMVDAITPAVHTYKKSIEEDDLEPAEALSKAVDACERGVNFTTPIRASKGRASYLGWRSVGHQDPGATSTLFILEAIRDTAVEYLGDGNLEADATSPTVPDGNEAGEERDETQEES; this comes from the coding sequence ATGGGAACTACCGAACGAGAAGCAATCCGCGACGCAGTCGAACGCATTGCGGACCGGATGGCCGACGAAAAGGAGTACCTGACCGACCTCGACTCGGCCATCGGCGACGCCGACCATGGGGCGAACATGAACCGCGGTTTCCAGGCAGTTCGCGAGAAGATAGCCGAGATGGACGACGCATCGCCCGACGAACTCGTCAAAACAGTTGGAATAACCCTCGTCTCCGAAGTCGGGGGGGCCGCCGGGCCGCTCTACGGGGGATCGTTCATGACCGCCAGCGCGAAACTCGAAGACGGAATCACGGCCGACTCCAGCGTCGCGTTCGCCGAGGCGTTTCTGAACAAGGTAAAAGACAGGGGTGGCGCGTCGGTCGGCGCGAAAACGATGGTCGATGCCATCACACCCGCGGTTCACACCTACAAGAAATCGATCGAGGAGGACGACCTCGAACCGGCAGAGGCTCTGTCGAAGGCGGTCGACGCCTGCGAACGTGGCGTGAATTTTACGACACCGATCAGGGCTTCGAAGGGCAGAGCCTCGTATCTCGGCTGGCGGTCGGTCGGGCACCAGGACCCCGGCGCGACGAGCACCCTGTTCATTTTGGAGGCCATTCGGGATACCGCAGTCGAATATTTGGGAGACGGGAATCTCGAAGCGGATGCGACTTCACCGACGGTTCCTGACGGAAACGAGGCAGGAGAGGAGCGCGACGAAACACAGGAGGAATCGTAG
- the dhaM gene encoding dihydroxyacetone kinase phosphoryl donor subunit DhaM produces the protein MVGLVIVSHSERAADGIKEIAAEMAGDTQIEAVGGDGDGGIGTSATEIQDALDAISDGEAVVLVDLGSAVMNAELAIEMSATDAEIADAPVLEGAVNAAVSATSPKATLESVLEAANEAGEISKV, from the coding sequence ATGGTTGGTCTCGTTATCGTGTCACACAGTGAGCGGGCCGCTGACGGAATCAAGGAAATCGCCGCCGAAATGGCGGGAGACACACAAATCGAAGCCGTTGGTGGCGACGGAGATGGCGGAATCGGGACGAGTGCGACGGAGATTCAGGACGCACTCGATGCGATTTCCGACGGGGAAGCCGTCGTGTTGGTCGACCTCGGAAGCGCGGTGATGAACGCCGAACTCGCGATCGAGATGTCGGCCACCGACGCGGAAATCGCGGACGCCCCGGTTCTCGAAGGTGCGGTCAACGCTGCCGTCTCAGCGACCAGTCCGAAGGCAACCCTCGAATCCGTCCTCGAAGCGGCAAACGAGGCGGGAGAGATTTCGAAGGTATAA
- a CDS encoding lamin tail domain-containing protein: MGLWECRNGQVGGRTTAGRTDGTTDLSIVRIHADAADNDHDNLNDEYIVLKNSGNDALDVSGWSVADDAGHSYLVPSRVSLEPGETVTLYTGNGSDSTSELYWGSDSAVWNNGGDTIIVRDADGDEMIRQTYSG; encoded by the coding sequence ATCGGCCTGTGGGAATGTCGGAATGGACAGGTCGGAGGTCGAACAACGGCAGGGAGGACCGATGGCACCACCGACCTTTCCATTGTCCGGATTCACGCCGATGCTGCGGACAACGACCACGATAACCTGAACGACGAGTACATCGTCCTGAAAAACAGCGGAAACGACGCTCTCGATGTTTCCGGCTGGTCGGTCGCCGATGACGCCGGTCACAGTTATCTTGTTCCATCGAGGGTCTCTCTGGAGCCGGGTGAGACCGTCACGCTCTACACCGGGAATGGGTCGGATTCCACGTCGGAACTGTACTGGGGGTCGGACAGCGCAGTCTGGAACAACGGCGGTGATACGATAATCGTCCGGGACGCGGACGGGGATGAGATGATCCGACAGACGTATTCGGGCTGA
- the ptsP gene encoding phosphoenolpyruvate--protein phosphotransferase, whose amino-acid sequence MSVELTGTGVTPRVGFGNVIWHRGVTDLPPLPDPKTVDTDEEIARFEAACERGHDELADERDQTRDRLGEDEAEIFDAHRAFLDDPEITGSVEVAIENGLPAPHAVRQAFEDPIARLAGLEGQMAERADDLRDVRDRLLRILTDRERTDLGDLPDGAVLLAERLGPSDTAQLDPEAVAGFATVFGGRTSHAAIFARSLGIPAVVGVGDELGQVGDGRPVLVDGTDGLVVIDPDESARNRVGDEETEIIPNHVTTTDGTEIEVAGNVGTLAELDTANEQGADGIGLFRTEFLFLDRDAPPDEDEQYDAYVEALSAFPNDRVIIRTLDIGGDKQIPYLDAPEEGNPFLGTRGIRRSLGSDADLFETQLCALLRAGSEGNLAVMFPLVSHVEELDAALSLVEDVAEDLIEDGIEHKIPEIGVMIETPGSVFVAESLASRVDFCSIGTNDLTQYVMAADRENEHVADLHDPLHPPVLRAIRRTIEVSHEGGAWVGMCGEMAGDPELTELLVGLGLDELSMSAVTVPKVKSTLETIDAEDARERAERLLRSETRTEVRRLLSEGTDE is encoded by the coding sequence GTGAGCGTCGAACTGACCGGGACCGGTGTGACGCCCCGTGTCGGATTTGGGAATGTGATCTGGCATCGCGGAGTAACCGACTTACCTCCACTCCCGGACCCGAAAACGGTCGATACGGACGAGGAAATCGCTCGGTTCGAGGCTGCATGCGAGCGTGGCCACGACGAATTGGCCGACGAACGTGATCAAACACGCGACCGCCTCGGTGAGGACGAGGCCGAAATTTTCGACGCCCATCGGGCGTTCCTCGACGATCCCGAAATCACTGGTAGTGTCGAAGTCGCTATCGAAAACGGCCTTCCCGCTCCGCACGCGGTTCGACAGGCCTTCGAAGACCCTATCGCTCGGCTTGCGGGGCTAGAGGGGCAGATGGCCGAGCGAGCGGACGACCTTCGGGACGTTCGTGACCGATTGTTGAGAATCCTAACCGACCGTGAGCGGACCGACCTCGGTGACCTCCCCGACGGTGCTGTTTTGCTGGCAGAGCGACTCGGACCGAGCGATACGGCGCAACTCGACCCCGAAGCGGTTGCCGGGTTTGCGACCGTCTTCGGCGGACGAACCTCACACGCCGCGATTTTCGCCCGGTCGCTCGGTATTCCCGCAGTCGTCGGCGTCGGCGACGAATTGGGACAAGTCGGTGACGGACGGCCGGTATTGGTCGACGGGACGGACGGTCTCGTCGTCATCGATCCGGACGAATCAGCGCGAAACCGCGTCGGCGACGAGGAGACGGAAATAATCCCGAACCACGTCACGACGACGGATGGAACGGAAATCGAAGTCGCCGGAAACGTCGGCACCCTCGCCGAACTCGATACGGCGAACGAGCAGGGGGCCGACGGAATCGGCCTCTTTCGGACCGAATTCCTCTTCCTCGACCGCGATGCACCCCCGGACGAGGACGAGCAGTATGACGCCTATGTAGAGGCGCTGTCGGCGTTTCCGAACGACCGAGTCATCATCCGGACGCTCGATATTGGCGGTGATAAGCAGATTCCGTATCTCGACGCGCCGGAGGAGGGGAACCCGTTTTTGGGGACCCGCGGAATTCGACGGTCGCTCGGAAGCGACGCGGACCTCTTCGAAACGCAACTGTGCGCTCTGCTTCGCGCAGGGTCGGAAGGTAATTTGGCCGTGATGTTCCCGCTCGTCTCCCACGTCGAGGAACTCGACGCAGCACTTTCCCTCGTGGAAGACGTTGCCGAGGACCTGATCGAGGATGGAATCGAACACAAGATACCGGAAATCGGCGTCATGATAGAGACGCCCGGGTCGGTGTTCGTTGCGGAGTCACTTGCGTCCCGCGTCGATTTCTGCAGTATCGGGACGAACGATTTAACCCAATACGTCATGGCTGCCGACCGGGAGAACGAACACGTTGCCGACCTGCACGATCCGCTTCACCCCCCGGTTCTGCGTGCGATCCGTCGGACGATCGAAGTGAGCCACGAGGGTGGAGCATGGGTCGGAATGTGCGGCGAGATGGCTGGCGACCCCGAACTGACGGAACTGCTCGTCGGCCTCGGATTGGACGAGTTGAGCATGAGTGCCGTGACGGTGCCGAAAGTGAAATCCACCCTCGAAACTATCGACGCGGAGGATGCGCGAGAACGTGCCGAGCGCCTCCTTCGGTCGGAAACACGGACGGAGGTTCGTCGTCTGCTGTCGGAGGGGACGGACGAATAG
- a CDS encoding MutS-related protein, translating into MRLEDYWGVGPKTSDLLEAELGAERAIQAIEASNVRVLSNAGLSRGRATRILRQANGGEGMAVLATRDSRSVYKSLLDIASNYAVTPDAADRIRVMTPVRSPTEANERLDSVMAAVTSWDELTDSERESVVTAFEEYDGSERTAVETALALQSIGTTEGAFAPVADIDSDALNAATGALGKLDDNRVAEGADDTLDRLRTELAAVERMESGALDVLEAVQSDDLRNPDEFRESYVEHVASETDIEPQRIRSATVGDATDATDFVGGSLRELVAEQRESVEERESTVAEELETRIEDTRDAIDAAVSAVNDLAVSLSLARFADEFSLSRPEFVDEGFAVEDARNLFLATGSGDVQPITYGIGEHGVAGPPRGDRVTVLTGANSGGKTTLLETLCQVALLAQMGLPVPADRAQLSVSDTIVFHRRHASFNAGVLESTLRNIVPPLTNDGRTLMLVDEFEAITEPGSAANLLHGLVGLTVDRGALGVFVTHLAEDLNPLPDQARKDGIFAEGLNDDLELLVDYQPRFDTVGKSTPEFIVSRLIASANDRAERAGYDILGRAVGEAAVQQTLSSWAEGE; encoded by the coding sequence ATGAGGTTGGAGGACTACTGGGGCGTTGGGCCAAAGACGAGCGACCTTCTCGAAGCTGAACTGGGGGCCGAACGAGCGATCCAGGCGATCGAAGCGAGTAACGTTCGTGTGCTCTCGAATGCGGGTTTATCGAGAGGACGAGCAACTCGTATTCTTCGACAGGCGAATGGCGGCGAGGGAATGGCAGTTCTAGCGACGCGGGACAGCCGTTCCGTCTACAAATCGCTTCTCGATATCGCTAGCAACTACGCAGTAACGCCTGACGCTGCCGACCGTATTCGGGTTATGACGCCGGTTCGCTCCCCGACGGAAGCGAACGAACGGCTCGATTCGGTCATGGCCGCCGTCACGTCGTGGGATGAACTGACCGACTCCGAACGCGAGTCGGTTGTTACCGCGTTCGAGGAATACGACGGAAGCGAGCGCACCGCGGTCGAAACCGCGCTCGCACTACAATCAATCGGTACGACGGAGGGCGCATTCGCTCCCGTGGCGGATATCGATTCGGACGCGCTGAACGCCGCGACCGGTGCGCTTGGCAAACTTGATGATAACCGAGTCGCCGAGGGGGCGGACGACACGCTAGACCGCCTTCGAACGGAACTGGCCGCAGTCGAACGAATGGAAAGCGGCGCGCTGGATGTACTCGAAGCGGTCCAATCCGACGACCTCCGAAACCCGGATGAGTTCCGGGAGAGCTACGTTGAACACGTCGCCAGCGAGACCGACATCGAACCACAGCGAATCCGAAGCGCCACCGTCGGAGATGCCACCGACGCCACGGATTTCGTTGGTGGGTCGCTCCGCGAACTCGTCGCCGAACAGCGCGAATCGGTCGAGGAGCGAGAATCGACGGTCGCCGAGGAACTCGAAACTCGAATCGAGGATACTCGCGATGCTATCGACGCCGCCGTGTCCGCAGTCAACGACCTCGCGGTTTCGCTCTCGTTGGCCCGATTCGCCGACGAGTTTTCCCTCTCCCGCCCCGAGTTCGTGGACGAGGGATTCGCGGTCGAAGACGCCCGAAACCTCTTTCTCGCTACCGGTAGCGGTGACGTCCAGCCGATCACCTACGGTATCGGTGAACATGGTGTCGCCGGACCGCCGAGAGGCGACCGAGTGACCGTCTTGACCGGGGCGAACAGCGGGGGGAAAACCACCCTGCTCGAAACGTTGTGTCAGGTTGCCCTGCTGGCGCAGATGGGACTCCCGGTTCCAGCGGACCGAGCACAGCTATCCGTTTCGGATACCATCGTCTTCCACCGCCGACACGCTAGTTTCAACGCCGGGGTGCTGGAATCCACGCTCCGGAACATCGTGCCGCCGCTGACGAACGACGGGCGGACGCTCATGCTCGTAGACGAGTTCGAGGCGATTACGGAACCCGGAAGCGCGGCCAACCTCCTCCACGGACTGGTCGGCCTGACGGTAGATCGTGGGGCGCTCGGCGTGTTCGTCACGCACCTCGCGGAGGATTTGAACCCGCTTCCTGACCAAGCGCGGAAGGACGGCATCTTCGCGGAAGGACTGAACGACGACCTCGAACTGCTCGTGGACTACCAGCCGAGATTCGACACGGTCGGCAAATCGACGCCGGAGTTCATCGTTTCGCGTCTCATCGCCTCCGCGAACGACCGCGCCGAACGCGCCGGATACGATATTCTTGGTCGAGCGGTCGGCGAGGCGGCGGTTCAGCAGACGCTCAGTTCGTGGGCTGAAGGGGAATAA
- a CDS encoding MIP/aquaporin family protein: MAEEYWRAKYLNELVGTFILILLGDGAVVVSVLTGGYDLFGVAVLWGFAVMFAVYWVGGVSEGHINPAVTIANAVWRDFPWKHVPGYIVSQIVGAFLAAATLFVTWSGYYRQFNQANNVVTGEPGSSITGMTLWTFFPNPAFAGVKVGDFNSLQEAAFLVSFPQAFFSEVVITAILVGVIFALVDDWNPMGTRATPAISAFLIGLLVAALVQYEAPVSMAALNPARDLGPRIFGYLAGWGEIAFPGPRGGWWLPTTSTIVGGLIGGGLYDVLTRRYVKRLEEQDIEPEEPAVHDEEHERPTGGS; this comes from the coding sequence ATGGCCGAAGAGTACTGGCGGGCGAAATACCTAAACGAACTTGTCGGAACGTTTATCCTCATCCTGCTCGGCGACGGTGCGGTCGTCGTCTCGGTGCTGACCGGCGGATACGACCTGTTCGGCGTGGCCGTGCTGTGGGGATTCGCGGTCATGTTCGCGGTCTACTGGGTCGGTGGTGTTTCGGAAGGTCACATCAATCCCGCCGTGACGATCGCGAACGCCGTCTGGCGGGACTTCCCGTGGAAACACGTCCCCGGCTATATCGTCTCGCAAATCGTCGGGGCGTTTCTCGCCGCCGCGACGCTGTTCGTCACGTGGTCGGGCTACTACCGGCAGTTCAACCAGGCGAACAACGTCGTCACTGGTGAACCGGGGAGTTCCATCACGGGAATGACCCTCTGGACGTTCTTTCCGAACCCGGCGTTTGCGGGCGTAAAGGTCGGTGATTTCAACAGCCTTCAGGAGGCGGCGTTCCTCGTCTCGTTTCCGCAAGCGTTCTTCAGCGAAGTCGTCATCACGGCCATCCTCGTGGGGGTCATCTTCGCCCTTGTGGACGATTGGAACCCGATGGGAACCCGAGCGACGCCCGCAATCTCGGCGTTCCTCATCGGTCTCCTCGTCGCGGCGTTGGTTCAGTACGAAGCGCCGGTGAGCATGGCGGCACTGAATCCCGCTCGCGACCTCGGACCGCGAATCTTCGGCTATCTCGCCGGATGGGGGGAAATCGCGTTCCCGGGACCACGCGGGGGCTGGTGGCTTCCAACCACTTCCACAATCGTCGGTGGTCTCATCGGTGGCGGCCTCTACGACGTCCTCACTCGGAGGTACGTCAAACGACTCGAAGAACAGGATATCGAGCCGGAAGAGCCGGCGGTTCACGACGAAGAGCACGAACGCCCGACAGGGGGAAGTTAG
- a CDS encoding GNAT family N-acetyltransferase, producing MTAATLTLLWADDSTLSYVQTLLERNGVPSRDVRSKPNCSYIGYDGNDAIGVGGIETHGTGGLLRSVVVERSARGTGYGTV from the coding sequence TTGACTGCTGCAACACTCACACTTCTGTGGGCGGATGACAGCACTCTCTCATACGTTCAAACACTGTTGGAGCGAAACGGGGTGCCGTCACGAGACGTTCGGTCGAAGCCGAACTGTTCCTACATCGGCTACGATGGAAACGATGCTATCGGCGTCGGTGGCATCGAAACCCATGGAACGGGCGGTCTGTTACGATCCGTTGTTGTTGAACGGTCGGCACGTGGTACGGGATACGGAACTGTGTGA
- the glpK gene encoding glycerol kinase GlpK, translated as MTDTYVGAIDQGTTGTRFMLFDHDGRVVASAYEKHEQKYPEPGWVEHDPLEIWENTQHVVTTALDTAAVTADQLEAIGITNQRETTLLWDNDSGRPVHDAIVWQDRRTTDRVERIEDEGKVEMVRSKTGLEPDAYFSATKAEWLLDNADPIKLQRARPQDIRERAEEGEILFGTIDSWLIYNLTGEHITDVTNASRTMLFDIHEMEWDAELCAEFGVPMAMLPEVRPSSDDKTYGSTDPDGFLGAAVPVAGAFGDQQAALFGQTCFDAGDAKNTYGTGSFFLLNTGEEAVESEHGLLTTVGFQRSGEPVQYALEGSIFVTGAAIEWLVDVGFIDDAAETESMARNVDSTDGVFMVPAFTGLGAPHWNQRARGTLVGMTRGTRKEHIVRATLESIAYQTRDVAEAMEADSGIEVESLKVDGGAVKNNFLCQLQADILGADIVRPVVDETTALGSAYAAGLAVGYWDSVDDLRDNWQVDREFAVEMASADADRKHDRWKEAVSRSLDWAQEGGG; from the coding sequence ATGACAGATACATACGTCGGCGCGATTGACCAAGGGACGACCGGCACCCGATTCATGCTATTCGACCACGACGGTCGGGTCGTCGCTAGCGCCTATGAAAAACACGAACAGAAATATCCGGAACCGGGATGGGTCGAACACGACCCACTCGAAATCTGGGAGAACACACAGCACGTCGTCACGACTGCACTCGATACGGCCGCAGTCACTGCGGACCAGTTGGAGGCGATCGGCATCACCAATCAACGGGAGACGACGCTTTTGTGGGACAACGATTCGGGGCGGCCGGTTCACGACGCCATCGTCTGGCAGGACCGGCGAACGACCGACCGCGTAGAGCGAATCGAGGACGAAGGCAAAGTCGAGATGGTGCGGTCGAAGACAGGTCTCGAACCGGACGCGTATTTCTCGGCGACGAAAGCGGAGTGGTTGCTCGACAACGCAGATCCGATCAAGCTTCAGCGTGCTCGACCTCAAGACATCCGTGAACGGGCGGAAGAGGGAGAAATCCTATTCGGAACCATCGATTCGTGGCTCATCTACAACTTGACTGGTGAGCACATTACGGACGTGACGAACGCCTCGCGGACGATGTTGTTCGACATCCACGAGATGGAGTGGGACGCCGAACTCTGTGCTGAGTTCGGCGTTCCGATGGCGATGCTTCCGGAAGTTCGCCCGTCCAGCGACGACAAAACGTACGGTTCGACCGATCCGGACGGGTTCCTCGGCGCTGCGGTTCCGGTAGCAGGTGCCTTCGGCGACCAGCAGGCCGCCCTGTTCGGGCAGACCTGCTTCGACGCGGGTGACGCGAAAAACACCTACGGAACTGGCAGCTTCTTCCTGCTCAACACGGGCGAGGAAGCGGTCGAGAGCGAGCACGGCCTCCTGACGACGGTCGGTTTCCAGCGGTCCGGGGAACCCGTTCAGTACGCCCTCGAAGGCTCCATCTTCGTTACGGGCGCGGCGATCGAATGGCTAGTCGATGTCGGGTTTATCGACGACGCGGCCGAAACCGAGTCGATGGCCAGAAACGTCGATTCGACCGACGGCGTTTTCATGGTCCCCGCGTTCACTGGACTGGGTGCACCGCACTGGAATCAGCGCGCACGCGGGACGCTCGTCGGGATGACGCGTGGAACCCGGAAAGAACACATCGTCCGTGCGACACTCGAGTCCATCGCCTACCAGACTCGCGATGTTGCGGAGGCGATGGAAGCCGACAGCGGCATCGAGGTCGAATCGCTAAAGGTCGATGGCGGCGCCGTGAAGAACAACTTCCTCTGTCAGCTCCAAGCCGACATCCTCGGTGCCGATATTGTCCGCCCGGTCGTAGACGAGACGACCGCGCTCGGTTCCGCCTACGCTGCCGGGCTCGCGGTCGGGTACTGGGACTCGGTGGACGACCTCAGGGACAACTGGCAGGTAGACCGCGAGTTCGCCGTCGAGATGGCGAGCGCCGACGCCGACCGCAAACACGACCGCTGGAAAGAGGCGGTTTCCCGCTCACTCGACTGGGCACAGGAGGGAGGTGGGTGA
- a CDS encoding HPr family phosphocarrier protein, whose product MERTVTIVPKDGLHARPAARFVTTANEFDAEISVATAESDPVNARSMISVTTLDARQGETVRLVAEGDDAEVALDALEAVLTTPEGES is encoded by the coding sequence ATGGAGCGAACAGTAACCATCGTCCCGAAGGACGGCCTTCATGCCCGACCCGCAGCACGATTCGTCACGACAGCGAACGAATTCGATGCTGAAATTTCCGTCGCAACAGCCGAAAGCGACCCAGTAAACGCACGAAGCATGATTTCGGTGACGACTCTCGATGCTCGACAGGGAGAGACGGTTCGCCTCGTCGCGGAAGGCGACGACGCCGAGGTCGCACTCGACGCACTGGAAGCAGTCCTCACCACACCGGAGGGTGAATCGTGA
- the dhaK gene encoding dihydroxyacetone kinase subunit DhaK, which translates to MKKLINEPSAVVDEMLDGMVAAHPDEIRRLPDSKVLVRQDAPIADKVAVVSGGGSGHEPTHAGYLGPGMLDGAAAGEVFTSPTADEISEMIQACDAGKGVLNVVKNYEGDVMNFETAGELAEMESDVEVAEVVVNDDVAVEDSLYTSGRRGVCGTIFVHKVAGAMADKGGDLDDVKRVAQKVIDNVATMGTALTSCITPEKGEPTFDLADDEIELGIGIHGEPGVERVEMTSADEITERLTERVLEDLVPESKSEVATIVNGMGGTPLSELYIVNRKLQSILDDRDLRTWDAWVGDYMTSLDMQGCSVTVLVLDDELKELLSHPVETPALTVQ; encoded by the coding sequence ATGAAAAAGCTCATCAACGAACCGTCCGCCGTCGTAGACGAGATGTTGGACGGGATGGTTGCCGCACATCCGGACGAGATTCGGCGACTGCCGGACTCGAAAGTCCTCGTCCGGCAGGATGCCCCGATAGCCGACAAGGTCGCCGTCGTCAGTGGCGGTGGAAGCGGGCATGAACCGACACACGCCGGATACCTCGGACCGGGTATGCTGGACGGGGCGGCGGCGGGCGAGGTGTTCACATCGCCGACCGCCGACGAAATCAGTGAGATGATTCAGGCCTGCGACGCCGGAAAAGGCGTCCTGAATGTCGTGAAAAACTACGAAGGCGACGTGATGAATTTCGAGACCGCTGGCGAGTTGGCCGAGATGGAAAGCGACGTAGAGGTCGCCGAAGTAGTTGTCAACGACGACGTGGCAGTTGAAGATTCGCTGTACACCTCAGGACGACGTGGCGTCTGTGGCACCATCTTCGTCCACAAAGTCGCGGGCGCGATGGCCGACAAGGGCGGAGACTTGGACGACGTCAAGCGTGTCGCACAAAAAGTCATCGACAACGTGGCGACGATGGGAACCGCCCTGACCTCTTGCATCACGCCGGAAAAAGGCGAGCCCACCTTCGACCTCGCGGACGACGAAATCGAACTCGGCATCGGCATTCACGGCGAGCCCGGCGTCGAGCGCGTGGAGATGACGTCCGCGGACGAGATTACGGAACGACTGACCGAACGGGTGTTGGAGGACCTCGTCCCGGAATCGAAATCGGAAGTCGCCACCATCGTCAACGGGATGGGTGGCACCCCGCTGTCGGAACTGTACATCGTGAACCGCAAACTCCAGTCGATACTGGACGACCGCGATTTACGGACATGGGACGCGTGGGTCGGTGACTACATGACCTCGCTCGACATGCAGGGCTGTTCCGTGACGGTGCTCGTACTGGACGACGAACTAAAGGAACTGTTGTCCCATCCGGTCGAAACGCCAGCGTTGACCGTTCAGTAG
- a CDS encoding aldo/keto reductase has translation MEYRNLGATGTKVSELCFGTWRFAKESNGTVETDRETAHELLDTAWENGINFIDTANVYGDPSGTSEEWIGDWLSQHDREDFVIASKVYFPFESENPNGRGLSRKHIRKQIQGTLDRLGTDYLDLYYIHRWDETTPIEETLSTLNGLVEDGKVNYLGASSMAAWQLTKALWKSDVNDFERFDVTQPMYHAAVGDDVQDYLDVCADGNLAVCPYSPLAGGFLTGKYERDGDVPDGSRGDLTDRFEDYYMSEDGWQVLDEIRSIADDLGATPAQVALRWLIQQRDFSCIPIVGARTTDQLEENAGAVEIELSDDQYDRIADAS, from the coding sequence ATGGAGTACAGGAACCTCGGTGCGACCGGTACGAAGGTCTCAGAACTGTGTTTCGGCACGTGGCGATTCGCCAAGGAATCGAACGGAACGGTCGAAACCGACCGCGAGACGGCTCACGAGTTGCTCGACACGGCGTGGGAAAACGGCATCAATTTCATCGATACCGCAAACGTCTACGGCGACCCGAGCGGTACCAGCGAGGAGTGGATCGGGGATTGGCTCTCCCAACACGACCGCGAAGATTTCGTCATCGCGTCGAAGGTGTACTTCCCGTTCGAAAGCGAAAACCCGAACGGACGGGGGCTCTCGCGCAAACACATCCGAAAGCAGATTCAGGGGACGCTCGACCGTCTCGGAACCGATTACCTCGACCTGTACTACATCCACCGCTGGGACGAGACGACGCCGATAGAGGAGACGCTCTCGACCTTGAACGGCCTCGTTGAGGACGGGAAGGTCAACTACCTCGGCGCATCCTCGATGGCTGCTTGGCAGTTGACCAAGGCGCTCTGGAAAAGCGACGTCAACGATTTCGAACGGTTCGACGTGACGCAGCCGATGTATCACGCCGCGGTAGGTGACGACGTGCAGGACTATCTCGACGTGTGTGCCGACGGAAACCTCGCAGTTTGTCCCTACTCGCCGCTGGCAGGTGGGTTCCTGACGGGCAAATACGAACGCGACGGCGACGTTCCGGACGGGTCACGCGGCGACCTCACCGACCGCTTCGAGGATTACTACATGTCCGAAGACGGCTGGCAGGTGTTGGACGAAATTCGGTCGATCGCGGACGACCTCGGTGCGACACCGGCACAGGTCGCGCTCCGTTGGCTCATCCAACAGCGCGATTTCTCGTGTATCCCGATCGTCGGCGCGCGGACGACCGACCAATTAGAGGAGAACGCTGGCGCTGTCGAAATCGAACTCTCCGACGACCAGTACGACCGAATTGCGGACGCGAGCTGA
- a CDS encoding SHOCT domain-containing protein, producing MNDTPRERLHQNATEITSMLVTGFWLVALLTGQSWWLAALLFGYVVVIPVVAMLFDQEDEVDNWWNDMWSDSSGTPDWWNGFGGLGEAKSDRKKSAEHSEPTVSSKDALETLRNRYANGELTDEQFERKLERLIETETMEDVEDRFRADKGGRVRERA from the coding sequence ATGAACGATACTCCCCGTGAGCGCCTCCACCAAAACGCGACGGAAATCACGTCGATGCTGGTCACTGGTTTCTGGCTCGTCGCCCTCCTCACCGGACAGAGTTGGTGGCTCGCGGCCCTCCTCTTCGGTTACGTCGTCGTCATCCCGGTCGTCGCCATGCTGTTCGACCAGGAGGACGAGGTCGATAACTGGTGGAACGACATGTGGAGCGATTCGTCAGGGACGCCCGACTGGTGGAACGGGTTCGGCGGCCTCGGAGAGGCGAAGTCGGACAGAAAGAAATCAGCCGAGCACTCCGAACCGACCGTATCGAGCAAGGACGCCCTCGAAACCCTGCGAAACCGGTACGCCAACGGCGAACTCACTGACGAGCAGTTCGAGCGAAAGCTGGAACGCCTCATCGAAACCGAGACGATGGAGGATGTAGAAGACCGGTTTCGTGCGGACAAAGGCGGACGGGTTCGGGAACGAGCGTAG